In a single window of the Neodiprion virginianus isolate iyNeoVirg1 chromosome 1, iyNeoVirg1.1, whole genome shotgun sequence genome:
- the LOC124303451 gene encoding uncharacterized protein LOC124303451, with protein MAGRRVSFGQHPSGAIATALVLLVFLQATLVWKESTSAPGRRDDVLAGTEFLSVFINGAMAQPPIRRRGSRRGGTTTDNVAAESQRQEASIYRISRTSRTSSAAPPRREDENESRVSPISQKSVESSASLTSLLDNLSTASEIGSMLTPRSEPVSQKVIGVSVTSTVEATPYKVRVEHHVDDEMTTASRTAPTTTPITFVTPLPALTAADELSNIVSESNRSEFSVDEGAPRTNWRLRPRTTTPRTRGSRPSHRHHRKEASESVEATGPDGKAPHPQGRKAGRHYQTLLFTQHPSRLYAEAEPARVYSEPARVYSEPAKVYSEPAKVYGEPERVYSEPSKVYSEPAKVYSEPAKVYSEPARVYGEPAKVYGPDGRPVKPSDEPEEQNYEVDEAVSVGSNGNVHGLQAVTEPSGPQEPDDGHKVGYVVEGRNYRRYRVEERTPDGFIVGEYGVVSHDDGSLRGVRYTADSSINPQLIHETLMKFLAL; from the coding sequence GTTTTCCTCCAAGCGACGTTGGTTTGGAAAGAGAGTACATCAGCTCCGGGTAGACGAGACGACGTTCTAGCAGGAACGGAGTTCCTCTCAGTCTTCATAAACGGAGCGATGGCGCAGCCGCCGATAAGACGTCGAGGTTCTCGTCGAGGCGGTACAACGACGGACAACGTGGCGGCGGAATCGCAGCGTCAGGAGGCGTCGATATACAGGATATCTCGAACGTCGCGAACTTCGAGCGCAGCGCCGCCACGACGGGAGGATGAAAACGAATCCCGGGTTTCCCCGATAAGCCAAAAGTCCGTCGAGAGTTCGGCGAGCCTTACGTCGCTGCTGGACAACCTCTCGACGGCGAGCGAGATCGGCTCGATGCTGACACCCAGGTCGGAGCCGGTCAGCCAAAAGGTGATCGGGGTCAGTGTGACCTCGACGGTCGAAGCGACCCCGTACAAGGTCAGAGTGGAGCACCACGTCGACGACGAGATGACGACCGCGAGTCGAACGGCCCCGACGACGACCCCGATCACCTTCGTaacccccctccccgccctgACGGCCGCCGACGAGCTGAGCAACATCGTCTCCGAGTCCAACCGCAGCGAGTTCTCCGTCGACGAGGGCGCCCCGCGCACCAACTGGCGCCTACGACCCAGAACCACGACTCCCAGGACTCGCGGATCGCGGCCCTCCCACCGCCATCACCGCAAGGAGGCGAGCGAGTCCGTCGAGGCGACGGGGCCCGACGGTAAGGCCCCTCACCCCCAGGGCCGCAAGGCCGGCCGGCACTACCAGACGCTCCTCTTCACCCAGCACCCTTCGCGGCTCTACGCGGAGGCTGAACCGGCGCGGGTCTATTCGGAGCCTGCGCGGGTCTACTCGGAGCCGGCAAAGGTCTACTCCGAGCCGGCGAAGGTCTACGGAGAACCGGAGCGGGTCTACTCCGAGCCTTCGAAGGTCTACTCGGAGCCCGCGAAGGTATACTCCGAGCCTGCGAAGGTCTACTCCGAGCCGGCGAGGGTCTACGGAGAACCGGCGAAGGTCTACGGGCCCGACGGACGCCCCGTTAAGCCTTCCGACGAGCCGGAGGAGCAGAATTACGAGGTTGACGAGGCCGTCAGCGTCGGGAGTAACGGCAACGTCCACGGACTGCAGGCCGTCACTGAACCCTCGGGACCCCAGGAACCCGACGATGGTCACAAGGTCGGCTACGTCGTCGAGGGGAGGAACTACCGCAGGTACAGGGTCGAGGAACGCACACCCGACGGATTCATCGTAGGCGAATACGGCGTCGTCAGTCACGACGACGGATCGTTGAGAGGCGTTCGATACACCGCCGACAGCAGTATCAATCCTCAGCTCATTCATGAAACTCTTATGAAGTTTCTCGCTCTCTAG